Sequence from the Fundulus heteroclitus isolate FHET01 chromosome 7, MU-UCD_Fhet_4.1, whole genome shotgun sequence genome:
GAAGTACAAGCTGTTTACTCCATGACAAAAACAAGAGGTAAATGAATCACACTGCCAAATATTATTGGTATTATTTGTGTGTGAGTCTCAATATATCTTATTgggatattattttaaaaaccaacTGAGTCATACGTAAtcataaagtggaaaaaaatacaatgccTCTCATGAAATtctatttacaaataaaaaccttgagCGTGTGGCGTATGTGTGTTTTCAAGCCTCCTGCTGGTCAATGCTTTAGATTAATGCTTTAGATTAAACTCTAAAGTATTCTCTGGAGGAGCTTTTAGAtaaagctcctccagagttgccacaAACCTCTTTGCTGTTCCTTCAATGAATGCTCTCCTTGTCTGAAGAGTTTAGGTGTACACAATGTCTCCGTAGGTTTGCAGTGGTGCCATGCTACTGGCTTTTTCTGACTGTGTATCAGACAGTGCTCTGTGAAAAAGTTGgaatatatatctatctatctatctatctatctatctatatatatatatatatatatatatatatatatatatatatatatatatatatatatatatataaccaaaCCTCGCTTTTATGTTCTTCATAATGTTATCTCTGATCTCTCTGGCGTGACAGCTGGTCTACATCATGCtgttttgttctctaatgttataatttaaacctctgaggccttcacacaTAACCTAtttactgagattaaatcacacacatcTGGATTGTTTGTTAATTAGTTTGCTAattagatgttgtttttttttatctctgaagGCAAGTGGTGGCttttggtggattttttttcctcaacgtGTCAGATTGGAAGGGGCAATTAGTAAAACAGGTTGTAAACGGGGTATCAATTTCTCTTCACTCTACAAGTATGTGCTACTTTGCGTTGGTCAATCACATAAATCCTCTAAGAAATATAACAAAGTTTGTGGCGGTAATATAACCAAATTTGAAAAGTTTAAGGtgtatgaatagttttgaaaAGCCCTAAGTGCGCCCAGTGTGggttattattaattaaacatgTGGAACGATCTATTTGACCAAAAACAAATTCCCACTCTCATAAGTGTAATTCAGACttctaaagtattttttttcacactgattctcTCATTGTTGCTTTCCCCTAGGCACTGAGCAATAGCGGTGGGGTGATGGCGGATTTGGCAGGCAGCGCAGGTCTCAGCAGACGGTCTGCTGCGCACTGAAGCAACTGAAAGCAGCAAAACATCGAAAGGTAGACAGGTAAGACTGGATTATTACAATTCCTTCAAGGGCAAACTTTTGTGAGCaagataagcttttttttattgcttgagTTGCTGCATGGCCTTGAGCAGAATCTCCTGAGTTTAATAGCATGTTCTTGCATGAAAAGATTCTTTTCATacgttttgattttttttttttttttttttttgggatgtaGTGCAAAAaccctttaaatgtttgaaaggAGAGGTGGATTTTTAAGAATTGTACCATGTAGAGATCTTAAAAATCCTAACCAGATTGTGATGACATTACCCAAAAAGTCCCACACACTTGATGTTGTGCCTAGAAGattttcctctcctttcttcatcttatgcataatgcaggACTCTTTTTGTTCCATTTGATTTTGCAGAATGGATTTCATTAATTGGACTGAAGGAGCCTTCGCCACAAACAGCAGCAGTTACGACTCCCTTGAGACCGCAACGCTCCCTCCCAGTAAAATCCTGCTGACAATAACCCTTTCCGTCGTGGCCATACTAACTACGTTCTTTAACTGTCTGGTGATCACAGCCATCGCTGTCACCCGCAAGCTGCACCACCCAGCCAACTACCTCATCTGCTCGTTAGCGGTGACGGACCTGCTGGTGGCTGTGCTGGTCATGCCCTTCAGCATCATCTACATCCAACATGAAAAATGGGTCATGGGCGAGGTGGTGTGCACCATCTGGTTGAGCATAGACATCGCGTGCTGTACCTGCTCGATCCTGCACCTCGCCACGATTGCCATTGACCGTTACAGGGCCATAACAGACGCCGTGGAGTACTCTCGCAAGCGCACAGGGGCCAGGGCCGGTGCGATGGTGGCAGTCGTGTGGCTCTTGTCCATTCTCATCTCGCTCCCGCCGCTGCTCTGGCGGCACTACAGCGACGACGAGCAGCACAAGGATCAATGCATCATCATCCACCACCACATGGCCTTCACTCTTTATTCCACGCTTGGAGCATTTTACATTCCTCTGCTGCTCATCCTCATCCTTTACTATAAAATCTACAAGGCGGCTCAGACACTTTACATGCGCAGAGAGGCTAGCAGGGCGAGCCGTCACTCGTGCATGACCAACGGGAGCATGATCCCTTCCACCTATCCCGCCGGAGACAGCGACGGCGACGGTGGTCCTCGCAGTCCGGAGCCCATAAGCCCGCCGGAAAAGTCCTTCTCCGAACCTTCGACGGAGGAAACGCCCCGTGAACGGGTGCGGGTCTCCAAAAAGATTTTCAAAAGCAAAACACGCAGGCATGACTCGAGGAGCGAGTCGCGCCGGAGCCAAGTCTACCAAGGGCCGCGGATTTCAGGCTCACGGGAACGAAAGGCAGCGTCCACCCTGGGGCTGATAATAGGGGCCTTTGTCATCTGTTGGCTGCCGTTTTTTGTCAAGGAGGTGATCGTCAACACCTGCGCTTCGTGCAACACTTCTGTCGAAATGGCGGATTTCCTCACGTGGTTGGGCTACCTTAACTCTCTGATCAACCCCCTCATCTACACCATCTTTAATGAGGACTTTaagaaagcctttcagaaacTTATTAGGTGCAGTCATTACCTCTGATACTGAGCCATGCATGATCAAAAAACTCACGCGCCATTTAACaagcattttcaacaaaaaaaagagagcaaaggTAGTAGTGGCTTCAGTCAGAGACACGTGTACCACAGAGGAAAGAATCTAGATGTGAGAGACTGACTCCCATTTTCTGAACCAATGTTGACTACTTCAACAACCAAAATGGCAGCCCACTTCGCCGATGAGTATTGGTTTAAAGTTCCACATCAAAgtgcaggttctgctggttaTAGAACAGCCCAATATCTCTCCAAAGTTAATTGGTGTGTGTGAAGGGACGCTGACATGTTGGTTGTGAGAAAATAGGCGGCTGACCTTTTCTGAGGTCTGGGTTCTGAGCATCAGAGATTAGCCCTATTTAAAGGTCTAAAAACAGCTGACCATCGTGTCTGATTCATCTAATAACTTCACCGCGGTCGGCTCGACACTGCTGGCTGAAATGTGTAACGTGTAATATACCCCAACCTACCAAGCCATTGTTTTATGTGGTCATGGTAATATAAAAGACATgacttttatttagcttttcacAACAATCATTGAcataaatgttgttgtttgctcttttttttttttctttttttttttttttttggtaaaatgtgATATTTGTTCTGCAAAACATTGTAACCAATGTGAACACGTTGTTCTGacttgaattatttaaaaacgtccaaatgttatggaaatataCGGTTCTATAAACTTCACAATTCTGCACCTTAACATCATGCATTTCAAAGAGAAAAAGACTTCAGGAATGTTGTTGAAGTGCTTGGATGGTAGATCTCTGCCTTCAGAGCTTGGGATGTCCCAATCAAGCCATTTTCTAAAAGCTAGCAACTATCCTGATAAAACTCAACAGGTACTAGTTGTTGGTGTACTCTGTTGTTTGTGATTTTATGGTACCTGTATCCATACGGAGCTGTTAATATTATAAACTTTAGAAATAATATAGGTTTACAAACTCTTGTAAACCTATAGCACTGGCATTCCCATTACTGGACTAAAGAAtcaatttttttctgaacaaaCTGTGTATTTCAACCTATGTcatgatgttaaaagttaaaTATGGGTATACTGGCCTCTCAGTGCAGTTTAGAGAACAGATGAAGCCTCAATAGCAATGACTCACGAAATGCAGCAATTAATGAAGGTAATAAATTGTATTAATGTGTTCAAATACTAAAAGGTTTCattaatacattatatattttcttctcAATCTCAAAATCTatcaaaatacatttctgagggagtaaattattttccttaatcattataaaatataaatgattaaatatattcatatataaatAACTGTCATCATTTGCATTAAAATATCTCAATGTATAGTTAAATGAAGaaacaaaacctaaataaaGAAGTAAACATGAAGTCTAACTGCTTGAACATGAATATTAAAGGAAATTCATAAGAAATGTTCAAAGGATCGCATCAAAAATTaggatttaactttttttttttaagttttcaggCAAATCAGCTCCAAATTGCCTGAAAACTTAAGAGTGaacaaacagtttaaaatgaGAAAGGTCTTTGAGTTCTTGCACTTCAGgacacctgaaaaaaaaaaagctttaaattgaTTAGATACCAAACTCTTTTAGAGTCACACCGGGAATGGGGGATGGGGATCTCTGCACATCTGTTCAATCAGACTGCAAGGCTGTCTATCCAAGAAGGCAGCAGCTGTTTTCATTTCACACAGGCATttaattgttgtgtttttttttttcctttggaactctgaactgaattttaaaaaagatatgaaaaataaTCTTGCTGAAAAATTTGGACCATGTTAGTCTCTACTGTGGCGCATGAAGGCAAAACAGTCGCTTAACTGAATATGTCCTAACCCCTAAcaacaacaaatcaaaacaaaaacagcaaatgccTGGAATTAAAGAGTAGATTGTTAAATAACAAACAAGAGTTATGGTGAATAAAATCCAATGTCCTATGTCTACTTCCAGTCCTTTTCAGGGTTTTGCTTTCTCCATCTGTTTGAGTTCAGAACATGGGAAGCTTATTGTGCAAaggttgaaaaacattttgtctagTTTCAGAGTcttttttgttcacattttagaGGCTAAACAAAGTCCAGATAAATTTATTCTTCTCTGAAAGTGGTATCTCACTCAAGGTTACCCAAATACAGAATAAGTTCACTTTAAATGGCATTATTTGGCAGTTTATCCTAACAGTTAATTAATATAAGAATTGAAGATAGTTTAATCTAATGAACATTATCTGAAGAATCAGTGTGCAACTGTGTATAAGTTTACAAAAAAGACAGTTTTATCAGCATTTATGACGCTCTGTGTCAAGCTCTGCAttgttttttaagatttataaaccggaacaatattttttatcagcTTTATGTGAAGATGATAAACTGGAATCGGCAGTTAAAAATAACCcatattctgaaaaaaaagaaggcttGCTAAAGCAGAGGAAACTCTTTTGATGTTTGCTGCAGGAGCAAGATGGAAGTTTAGCTGTATGTGTTGATtcaaatatagaaataaattatatagctacacatgttttactttctttacCCAGACAATGTGCTGGAGCAGTGTATTCAGGAAGTAGAAAGTAAGGTTGGGACAAAATATCTATGGAGAAAGATCATTACTGCAGTGACTGGAACATTATTAGTTAGTGAGTTATTGACTGGAATTGTTTACAGGTATGAGTGTTGTCAGATACATGCTAAGTTAATTAGAGATTGCTTATTTGAataagtataaaaaataaataaaatgtaaatgtaagaCATAACAATATACTGTGACATTAGACATAGAGCATTCAGATGGGTAGATTATTTTATTGATGCTTCTATTGCTAAACAGGGCTTCCAAATGGAACAGCAGAGTTAAActgatgaaatgttttattttaatgcagttttaagctatttattcttttcagttatttatactgacgttattgattttttttatagcatCAGATCAGGGGTATGAATAGGCAAATGCCCAATCATAAATTAATCGCCTCAGTActagggacaaaaaaaaaaaaaacaacaacttcaatGTGACATCTCTACTTGTCCCACAACTGGAATTTCAATGATCATATAGGAGCGTAGAATCAAGTGTGAAAACTGATTTATATGGCCTTCTCATGTTAGCGGTTTTGTCACAAATCAGCCTTTTTATACCCTCCATTACACATTCACAGTATATGCtcaaattttcattttcatttgagACTTCATTAGAGGTCAAAGTACAATTAAAGGGAGTTTGTTATAAAATGCTCTTTAACAgaagatagatttttttttttttttaatttgtacaaTCCCAAGAAGAAAATGTCCTCTAAATGTGCAGCATAGAAAATTACCATTTGATGAGAATATGATCATTCAGCATTCTTTCAGTTTCAAAGAAAGTAAGCGTATTGCTAGACTCTGCAATATAATAAGATAATGTAAAAACAATTGCGTTAAATGCACCTGTGGTAATGATTATTCCTAAGTGTTTTTTTCCAGGAGAGACAATGGGACACAAATGAGCTGACTCATAAATTGTCCACAAAACTCTGCCTTCTAATTGGTCTGCTTAAATATTAATACCTTTTGCTCTAGTTGGTTTAGTTTTCTTCTCCACATACTTGTTTCCTTTATTTGCTGGTCAAAGCATCTCCATAAGCAGCGAATggataac
This genomic interval carries:
- the htr1fa gene encoding 5-hydroxytryptamine receptor 1F, which gives rise to MDFINWTEGAFATNSSSYDSLETATLPPSKILLTITLSVVAILTTFFNCLVITAIAVTRKLHHPANYLICSLAVTDLLVAVLVMPFSIIYIQHEKWVMGEVVCTIWLSIDIACCTCSILHLATIAIDRYRAITDAVEYSRKRTGARAGAMVAVVWLLSILISLPPLLWRHYSDDEQHKDQCIIIHHHMAFTLYSTLGAFYIPLLLILILYYKIYKAAQTLYMRREASRASRHSCMTNGSMIPSTYPAGDSDGDGGPRSPEPISPPEKSFSEPSTEETPRERVRVSKKIFKSKTRRHDSRSESRRSQVYQGPRISGSRERKAASTLGLIIGAFVICWLPFFVKEVIVNTCASCNTSVEMADFLTWLGYLNSLINPLIYTIFNEDFKKAFQKLIRCSHYL